One segment of Triticum aestivum cultivar Chinese Spring chromosome 2A, IWGSC CS RefSeq v2.1, whole genome shotgun sequence DNA contains the following:
- the LOC123187399 gene encoding lon protease homolog, mitochondrial isoform X2 codes for MGRRARFCSSSSGSDSEAAAAAAAEAKAEDAVAAEGEAEGKPSSAIVSTNPRPEDFLSVIALPLPHRPLFPGFYMPIYVKDQKLLQALIENRKRSAPYAGAFLVKDEEGTDPSIVASPDSSDNKTIDSLKGKELLKRLHEVGTLAQITSIQGDQVVLLGHRRLRITEMVEEDPLTVKVDHLKENTYNKDDDVIKATSFEVISTLREVLKTSSLWKDHVQTYIQHVGDFNYPRLADFGAAISGANKLLCQEVLEELDVDKRLKLTLELVKKDMEISKLQQAIAKAIEEKISGDQRRYLLNEQLKAIKKELGLETDDKTALSEKFRERIEAKKDKCPPHVLQVIEEELTKLQLLEASSSEFNVTRNYLDWLTVLPWGNYSNENFGVHHAQQILDEDHYGLSDVKERILEFIAVGKLRGTSQGKIICLSGPPGVGKTSIGRSIARALNRQFYRFSVGGLADVAEIKGHRRTYVGAMPGKMVQCLKSVGTANPLVLIDEIDKLGRGHSGDPASALLELLDPEQNINFLDHYLDVPIDLSKVLFVCTANVIDTIPNPLLDRMEIISIAGYITDEKMHIARDYLEKNTREACGIKPEQVEVTDAALLALIENYCREAGVRNLQKQIEKIYRKIALQLVRQGVSNEPALEAVIVTASVEPTDDGSATIVKDEKLNDPAVKDPEEAKEPSLKETLVTEPVLSTDTLSTPEGNKDTDGVKEEAADKAVKKVLINSSNLDDFVGKPVFHAERIYEQTPVGVVMGLAWTSMGGSTLYIETTKVEEGEGKGALVMTGQLGDVMKESAQIAHTVSRAILRDREPDNQFFANSKLHLHVPAGATPKDGPSAGCTMITSMLSLAMGKPARKDLAMTGEVTLTGRILPIGGVKEKAIAARRSSIKTIIFPAANKRDFDELAANVKEGLEVHFVDTYSEIYKIAFQNETETS; via the exons atGGGGAGGCGGGCgcgcttctgctccagctcctccggGAGCGACTCCGAGGCCGCCGCGGCGGCCGCAGCGGAGGCGAAGGCCGAGGATGCGGTTGCCGCCGAGGGTGAGGCGGAAGGCAAGCCGTCCTCCGCCATCGTCTCCACCAACCCCCGTCCTGAGGACTTCCTCTCG GTCATTGCACTGCCTCTTCCACACCGACCACTCTTTCCAGGATTTTATATGCCGATCTATGTAAAG GACCAAAAGCTGTTGCAAGCCTTGATTGAAAATCGCAAAAGATCAGCCCCATATGCAGGTGCCTTTCTTGTGAAGGATGAAGAGGGTACTGACCCTAGTATTGTAGCCAGTCCAGATTCATCAGACAATAAAACCATTGATagtctcaaagggaaggagttgTTGAAGCGTCTTCATGAAGTTGGCACTCTGGCTCAG ATAACTAGCATACAAGGGGATCAGGTAGTGCTTCTTGGTCACCGGCGTTTGCGGATAACTGAGATG GTTGAGGAGGACCCACTTACAGTTAAAGTTGACCATCTGAAG GAAAATACCTACAACAAGGATGACGATGTTATAAAAGCAACCTCATTTGAAGTTATATCAACTTTAAGGGAGGTTCTCAAGACAAGTTCCCTTTGGAAGGATCATGTTCAGACCTACATACAG CATGTAGGTGATTTCAACTACCCACGGCTAGCAGACTTCGGTGCTGCTATTTCCGGCGCCAACAAGTTGCTTTGCCAGGAAGTGCTCGAGGAATTAGAT GTAGATAAGCGTCTAAAGTTAACTCTTGAGTTAGTAAAGAAGGACATGGAGATCAGTAAGTTACAG CAAGCAATTGCAAAGGCAATTGAAGAAAAAATTAGCGGTGATCAGCGACGTTATTTATTGAACGAACAACTTAAAGCAATCAAGAAG GAGCTAGGTTTGGAGACTGATGACAAGACAGCATTGTCTG AAAAGTTTAGGGAAAGGATTGAAGCAAAGAAAGACAAGTGTCCTCCTCATGTTTTGCAAGTCATTGAAGAAGAGCTCACCAAGCTACAGCTGCTAGAAGCCAGTTCTAGTGAGTTCAATGTAACTCGCAATTATTTGGACTGGCTGACGGTATTACCATGGGGAAATTATAG CAATGAGAATTTTGGTGTTCATCATGCCCAACAAATCCTTGATGAAGACCATTATGGTCTGAGTGATGTTAAAGAGAGAATACTGGAGTTCATAGCAGTTGGGAAGCTAAGAGGGACTTCGCAAG GGAAGATCATATGTCTTTCTGGGCCACCAGGAGTCGGTAAAACTAGTATTGGTCGCTCTATTGCACGTGCATTGAATCGACAGTTTTACAGATTTTCTGTTGGAGGTTTGGCCGATGTTGCAGAAATCAAG GGGCATCGGCGGACCTACGTTGGTGCAATGCCAGGGAAGATGGTGCAGTGTCTCAAATCAGTTGGGACAGCAAATCCTCTGGTATTGATAGATGAGATCGACAAG CTTGGGAGAGGGCATTCTGGTGATCCAGCGAGTGCACTGCTGGAACTTCTGGACCCTGAGCAGAATATTAATTTTTTGGACCACTACCTTGATGTTCCTATTGACCTATCCAAG GTTCTGTTTGTTTGCACAGCAAATGTTATTGATACAATACCCAATCCGTTGCTGGATAGAATGGAGATCATTTCAATAGCTGGTTATATAACTGATGAGAAGATGCATATTGCTCGGGACTATCTGGAGAAGAATACTAGAGAGGCTTGTGGCATTAAACCTGAACAG GTTGAAGTTACAGATGCTGCCCTCCTTGCCCTTATTGAAAATTACTGCCGAGAAGCAGGAGTGCGGAACCTTCAAAAGCAGATTGAGAAAATTTACCGGAAG ATAGCTCTGCAGCTTGTCCGCCAAGGGGTATCAAATGAGCCAGCCCTAGAGGCTGTGATTGTCACAGCAAGCGTAGAACCTACTGATGATGGTAGTGCAACAATCGTGAAAGATGAGAAGTTGAATGATCCCGCCGTCAAAGATCCCGAGGAAGCTAAGGAACCATCTCTGAAAGAAACTCTTGTAACTGAGCCAGTTCTATCAACCGACACATTGAGCACACCAGAG GGCAACAAGGACACAGACGGAGTAAAGGAGGAGGCAGCAGACAAGGCAGTTAAGAAGGTACTAATTAATTCATCAAACCTTGACGATTTTGTCGGGAAACCTGTATTCCATGCTGAGCGTATATATGAGCAAACTCCTGTTGGAGTGGTCATGGGTTTAGCTTGGACTTCTATGGGTGGTTCTACTTTGTACATTGAAACAACAAAAgtggaggaaggagaaggaaaaggtGCACTTGTGATGACGGGGCAGCTTGGAGATGTCATGAAAGAGAGTGCTCAGATTGCTCACACAGTCAGTAGAGCTATACTGCGAGATAGAGAGCCAGATAATCAATTCTTTGCAAACTCAAAGTTGCACTTGCATGTTCCTGCAGGGGCCACCCCTAAGGATGGCCCTAGTGCTGGATGTACCATGATCACATCAATGTTGTCCTTGGCTATGGGAAAACCTGCCAGGAAGGACTTAGCAATGACTGGTGAAGTAACATTGACTGGAAGAATCCTCCCAATCGGCGGG GTAAAAGAGAAGGCCATTGCTGCCAGGCGAAGCTCGATAAAGACGATCATATTTCCAGCAGCAAACAAAAGGGATTTCGATGAGCTTGCTGCTAACGTAAAGGAGGGTCTCGAGGTTCACTTTGTTGACACATACAGTGAAATATACAAGATAGCCTTCCAGAACGAGACAGAAACAAGCTAG
- the LOC123187400 gene encoding uncharacterized protein, translating into MGRRAAGAVPAPRRDRPAIDDVGSGAAGSLLSIDQVHTEPSMVLKSLAGSTPTEPRNRQRFYTRRRLPSSSAKRHQPHFAGAAAAMGNLVSASAGGGKIVLPDGSVRALCEPVSVAELMVEHPRHFVVDARLAVASVDKVAALPADHLLDGAGVYVVLPATQGRVSADEARRALTASRLLARCRSMPVSAQEQRDEAAPLLGGPGDHQPEFLSQELTRGGPWKPSLRTIEERVLPRKVPHWLF; encoded by the coding sequence ATGGGTCGCCGCGCCGCCGGCGCTGTCCCGGCGCCGCGCCGTGACCGTCCAGCCATTGACGATGTTGGTAGCGGAGCAGCTGGCTCGCTCCTGTCGATAGATCAGGTTCACACCGAACCCTCGATGGTTTTAAAATCTCTCGCCGGATCCACGCCAACTGAACCTCGCAACCGCCAGCGTTTTTATACCCGCCGTCGCCTTCCCTCCTCCTCGGCCAAAAGACATCAGCCACACTTcgcaggagccgccgccgccatgggcaACCTGGTGTcggcgagcgcgggcggcggcaagATCGTGCTGCCGGACGGGAGCGTCAGGGCGCTGTGCGAGCCCGTGTCCGTGGCCGAGCTCATGGTGGAGCACCCGCGCCACTTCGTCGTGGACGCGCGCCTCGCGGTGGCCAGCGTCGACAAGGTCGCCGCGCTGCCGGCCGACCACCTGCTGGACGGTGCCGGGGTGTACGTCGTGCTCCCGGCCACCCAGGGCAGGGTCTCCGCCGACGAGGCCCGGCGAGCGCTCACGGCATCGCGGCTGCTTGCGCGGTGCCGGTCGATGCCGGTCAGCGCACAGGAGCAGCGGGACGAGGCTGCGCCGTTGCTTGGCGGGCCCGGCGACCACCAGCCGGAGTTCCTGAGCCAGGAACTGACGCGCGGCGGGCCTTGGAAGCCCAGCTTGAGGACGATCGAAGAGCGCGTGCTGCCGAGGAAGGTGCCTCACTGGCTCTTCTGA
- the LOC123187399 gene encoding lon protease homolog, mitochondrial isoform X1, producing the protein MLRAAAAAAAAFPARFAAVPAVPAAEEMRSPLLRVFGSLRGGRSSVMGRRARFCSSSSGSDSEAAAAAAAEAKAEDAVAAEGEAEGKPSSAIVSTNPRPEDFLSVIALPLPHRPLFPGFYMPIYVKDQKLLQALIENRKRSAPYAGAFLVKDEEGTDPSIVASPDSSDNKTIDSLKGKELLKRLHEVGTLAQITSIQGDQVVLLGHRRLRITEMVEEDPLTVKVDHLKENTYNKDDDVIKATSFEVISTLREVLKTSSLWKDHVQTYIQHVGDFNYPRLADFGAAISGANKLLCQEVLEELDVDKRLKLTLELVKKDMEISKLQQAIAKAIEEKISGDQRRYLLNEQLKAIKKELGLETDDKTALSEKFRERIEAKKDKCPPHVLQVIEEELTKLQLLEASSSEFNVTRNYLDWLTVLPWGNYSNENFGVHHAQQILDEDHYGLSDVKERILEFIAVGKLRGTSQGKIICLSGPPGVGKTSIGRSIARALNRQFYRFSVGGLADVAEIKGHRRTYVGAMPGKMVQCLKSVGTANPLVLIDEIDKLGRGHSGDPASALLELLDPEQNINFLDHYLDVPIDLSKVLFVCTANVIDTIPNPLLDRMEIISIAGYITDEKMHIARDYLEKNTREACGIKPEQVEVTDAALLALIENYCREAGVRNLQKQIEKIYRKIALQLVRQGVSNEPALEAVIVTASVEPTDDGSATIVKDEKLNDPAVKDPEEAKEPSLKETLVTEPVLSTDTLSTPEGNKDTDGVKEEAADKAVKKVLINSSNLDDFVGKPVFHAERIYEQTPVGVVMGLAWTSMGGSTLYIETTKVEEGEGKGALVMTGQLGDVMKESAQIAHTVSRAILRDREPDNQFFANSKLHLHVPAGATPKDGPSAGCTMITSMLSLAMGKPARKDLAMTGEVTLTGRILPIGGVKEKAIAARRSSIKTIIFPAANKRDFDELAANVKEGLEVHFVDTYSEIYKIAFQNETETS; encoded by the exons ATGCTGcgcgcggcggcggctgccgccgctgccttcccGGCGCGGTTCGCCGCCGTGCCGGCCGTGCCGGCGGCGGAGGAGATGCGGTCGCCGCTGCTCAGGGTTTTCGGGTCGCTGaggggcggccggagctcggtgatGGGGAGGCGGGCgcgcttctgctccagctcctccggGAGCGACTCCGAGGCCGCCGCGGCGGCCGCAGCGGAGGCGAAGGCCGAGGATGCGGTTGCCGCCGAGGGTGAGGCGGAAGGCAAGCCGTCCTCCGCCATCGTCTCCACCAACCCCCGTCCTGAGGACTTCCTCTCG GTCATTGCACTGCCTCTTCCACACCGACCACTCTTTCCAGGATTTTATATGCCGATCTATGTAAAG GACCAAAAGCTGTTGCAAGCCTTGATTGAAAATCGCAAAAGATCAGCCCCATATGCAGGTGCCTTTCTTGTGAAGGATGAAGAGGGTACTGACCCTAGTATTGTAGCCAGTCCAGATTCATCAGACAATAAAACCATTGATagtctcaaagggaaggagttgTTGAAGCGTCTTCATGAAGTTGGCACTCTGGCTCAG ATAACTAGCATACAAGGGGATCAGGTAGTGCTTCTTGGTCACCGGCGTTTGCGGATAACTGAGATG GTTGAGGAGGACCCACTTACAGTTAAAGTTGACCATCTGAAG GAAAATACCTACAACAAGGATGACGATGTTATAAAAGCAACCTCATTTGAAGTTATATCAACTTTAAGGGAGGTTCTCAAGACAAGTTCCCTTTGGAAGGATCATGTTCAGACCTACATACAG CATGTAGGTGATTTCAACTACCCACGGCTAGCAGACTTCGGTGCTGCTATTTCCGGCGCCAACAAGTTGCTTTGCCAGGAAGTGCTCGAGGAATTAGAT GTAGATAAGCGTCTAAAGTTAACTCTTGAGTTAGTAAAGAAGGACATGGAGATCAGTAAGTTACAG CAAGCAATTGCAAAGGCAATTGAAGAAAAAATTAGCGGTGATCAGCGACGTTATTTATTGAACGAACAACTTAAAGCAATCAAGAAG GAGCTAGGTTTGGAGACTGATGACAAGACAGCATTGTCTG AAAAGTTTAGGGAAAGGATTGAAGCAAAGAAAGACAAGTGTCCTCCTCATGTTTTGCAAGTCATTGAAGAAGAGCTCACCAAGCTACAGCTGCTAGAAGCCAGTTCTAGTGAGTTCAATGTAACTCGCAATTATTTGGACTGGCTGACGGTATTACCATGGGGAAATTATAG CAATGAGAATTTTGGTGTTCATCATGCCCAACAAATCCTTGATGAAGACCATTATGGTCTGAGTGATGTTAAAGAGAGAATACTGGAGTTCATAGCAGTTGGGAAGCTAAGAGGGACTTCGCAAG GGAAGATCATATGTCTTTCTGGGCCACCAGGAGTCGGTAAAACTAGTATTGGTCGCTCTATTGCACGTGCATTGAATCGACAGTTTTACAGATTTTCTGTTGGAGGTTTGGCCGATGTTGCAGAAATCAAG GGGCATCGGCGGACCTACGTTGGTGCAATGCCAGGGAAGATGGTGCAGTGTCTCAAATCAGTTGGGACAGCAAATCCTCTGGTATTGATAGATGAGATCGACAAG CTTGGGAGAGGGCATTCTGGTGATCCAGCGAGTGCACTGCTGGAACTTCTGGACCCTGAGCAGAATATTAATTTTTTGGACCACTACCTTGATGTTCCTATTGACCTATCCAAG GTTCTGTTTGTTTGCACAGCAAATGTTATTGATACAATACCCAATCCGTTGCTGGATAGAATGGAGATCATTTCAATAGCTGGTTATATAACTGATGAGAAGATGCATATTGCTCGGGACTATCTGGAGAAGAATACTAGAGAGGCTTGTGGCATTAAACCTGAACAG GTTGAAGTTACAGATGCTGCCCTCCTTGCCCTTATTGAAAATTACTGCCGAGAAGCAGGAGTGCGGAACCTTCAAAAGCAGATTGAGAAAATTTACCGGAAG ATAGCTCTGCAGCTTGTCCGCCAAGGGGTATCAAATGAGCCAGCCCTAGAGGCTGTGATTGTCACAGCAAGCGTAGAACCTACTGATGATGGTAGTGCAACAATCGTGAAAGATGAGAAGTTGAATGATCCCGCCGTCAAAGATCCCGAGGAAGCTAAGGAACCATCTCTGAAAGAAACTCTTGTAACTGAGCCAGTTCTATCAACCGACACATTGAGCACACCAGAG GGCAACAAGGACACAGACGGAGTAAAGGAGGAGGCAGCAGACAAGGCAGTTAAGAAGGTACTAATTAATTCATCAAACCTTGACGATTTTGTCGGGAAACCTGTATTCCATGCTGAGCGTATATATGAGCAAACTCCTGTTGGAGTGGTCATGGGTTTAGCTTGGACTTCTATGGGTGGTTCTACTTTGTACATTGAAACAACAAAAgtggaggaaggagaaggaaaaggtGCACTTGTGATGACGGGGCAGCTTGGAGATGTCATGAAAGAGAGTGCTCAGATTGCTCACACAGTCAGTAGAGCTATACTGCGAGATAGAGAGCCAGATAATCAATTCTTTGCAAACTCAAAGTTGCACTTGCATGTTCCTGCAGGGGCCACCCCTAAGGATGGCCCTAGTGCTGGATGTACCATGATCACATCAATGTTGTCCTTGGCTATGGGAAAACCTGCCAGGAAGGACTTAGCAATGACTGGTGAAGTAACATTGACTGGAAGAATCCTCCCAATCGGCGGG GTAAAAGAGAAGGCCATTGCTGCCAGGCGAAGCTCGATAAAGACGATCATATTTCCAGCAGCAAACAAAAGGGATTTCGATGAGCTTGCTGCTAACGTAAAGGAGGGTCTCGAGGTTCACTTTGTTGACACATACAGTGAAATATACAAGATAGCCTTCCAGAACGAGACAGAAACAAGCTAG